The Pantoea vagans genome includes a window with the following:
- the kdpC gene encoding potassium-transporting ATPase subunit KdpC, with protein MSQLRPAIVLLILLTLLTGAVYPLLTTGLAQWWFPAQANGSLIKQDGAVRGSDVIGQLFNQPGHFWGRPSATGDTPYNALASSGSNLAASNPALDKAVAERVAALRSANPQAPAAVPVELVTASASGLDPDISPEAALWQAPRIAAARNMALKDVEALIARNTERPLLPFIGEETVNVLRLNMALDALQG; from the coding sequence ATGAGTCAGTTACGTCCGGCTATTGTATTGTTAATACTGCTCACCTTGTTGACCGGTGCGGTCTATCCGCTGCTCACCACCGGCTTAGCGCAGTGGTGGTTCCCGGCGCAGGCCAACGGGTCATTGATTAAGCAAGATGGCGCAGTGCGCGGCTCCGATGTGATCGGGCAGCTCTTTAATCAACCGGGGCACTTTTGGGGCCGCCCGTCAGCGACGGGCGATACGCCTTACAACGCACTGGCCTCCAGTGGCAGCAATCTGGCGGCGAGTAATCCGGCGCTGGATAAAGCGGTGGCGGAACGGGTGGCCGCGCTGCGCAGCGCTAATCCCCAGGCGCCCGCTGCGGTGCCCGTGGAGTTGGTCACCGCTTCGGCGAGTGGTTTAGATCCGGATATTTCACCCGAAGCAGCACTGTGGCAGGCGCCACGTATCGCCGCGGCGCGCAATATGGCGCTGAAGGATGTCGAAGCGCTAATTGCCCGCAACACCGAACGTCCGCTGCTGCCGTTTATCGGTGAAGAGACGGTAAACGTGCTGCGATTGAATATGGCGCTAGATGCGTTGCAGGGATAA